In Arthrobacter alpinus, a single window of DNA contains:
- a CDS encoding polyphosphate polymerase domain-containing protein, with product MSLGYQTSLSPRLDALPTITLEDLNTTAALQTRIDRKYLVPVDKFTQIFNSFDADMQVLDTNGLQIFPYDSVYFDTPALDSYHLAAYGRRRRYKIRTRSYLNSGVSFLEVKTEGSRSATVKERIPYNLADRSRITVEGAAYIAETLTGTGRTPPVNLAPVLETVYGRITLYLPASNSRATIDLNVAWSLPGQCPLVMRDQVVVETKSGSAPGQLDKHLWRNGIRPSRISKFATGMATLMPHLPANRWHHTVLHNMPQLPSH from the coding sequence GTGAGCCTGGGCTACCAAACGTCCCTGAGTCCCCGGCTGGACGCACTGCCCACCATCACTCTGGAGGACCTCAACACGACTGCGGCCCTGCAGACCCGGATCGACCGGAAATATCTGGTTCCGGTCGATAAATTCACTCAGATTTTCAACAGTTTCGACGCGGACATGCAGGTCCTGGACACCAACGGTTTGCAGATCTTCCCCTACGATTCCGTGTACTTCGATACGCCCGCCCTGGATAGCTACCATTTGGCCGCCTATGGCCGGCGCCGGCGCTACAAGATCCGCACCCGCAGCTATCTCAATAGCGGTGTGAGCTTCTTGGAGGTCAAAACCGAGGGCTCACGCAGTGCCACCGTCAAGGAACGCATCCCCTACAACCTTGCCGACCGCTCCCGAATCACAGTTGAGGGTGCGGCGTATATCGCCGAAACGCTGACGGGCACCGGGCGGACGCCGCCGGTCAATCTTGCCCCCGTTTTGGAAACCGTCTACGGGCGAATCACCCTTTACCTCCCAGCCTCCAACAGCCGGGCCACGATCGATCTCAACGTTGCCTGGTCACTGCCCGGACAGTGTCCGCTCGTCATGAGGGACCAAGTCGTGGTGGAAACAAAATCCGGTTCCGCCCCCGGACAACTCGACAAGCACCTGTGGCGGAACGGCATCCGCCCCTCCCGGATCTCGAAGTTCGCCACCGGCATGGCCACCCTCATGCCCCACCTGCCAGCCAACCGCTGGCACCACACAGTGCTGCACAACATGCCGCAACTCCCCAGCCACTAA
- a CDS encoding DUF1059 domain-containing protein — protein MNRVMVDCRKTPSEANCQVTIAGSPEEVMALAVWHDVNAHGHVDGPELRAAIEKDMTPVDAAMA, from the coding sequence ATGAACAGAGTAATGGTCGACTGCCGCAAGACTCCCAGTGAGGCCAATTGTCAGGTGACTATTGCAGGGTCACCCGAGGAAGTGATGGCCCTAGCCGTTTGGCACGATGTCAACGCTCACGGCCACGTTGACGGACCCGAGTTGCGGGCCGCGATCGAAAAAGACATGACCCCGGTGGACGCCGCGATGGCGTGA
- a CDS encoding CotH kinase family protein: MARNSFLRKIRKKAKAVSATAAVLALALSGCSVSTSSTAAVTGKAGTSIEGAVELFDANAAHNVSIVWDEDDYDTMIAAYETDSDKAWISADITIDGTLIKNVGVRLKGNSTLRSLGGAQSGGGGMGQGGAADGTMPTDLPTDMAGGMGGRGGTPPEGAGGTMPTDMPTDMAKGGVGGAPGGMGDSSNISADDPASLPLLIRFDKYVDGTEYEGLTQLALRPGTPVINEALALSVTAATGQSTQRYAYTTYSVNGSATQTRLLLENPDEAYGESIDDGNSVVFKADADSSFSYQGDDLSVYEDQFKQLNKTDTQDATPIVAFLKWLDGADDATFDAELANWVDVDSFAKYVATQNLLANSDDMAGPGQNYYLSYDLSTKKISVISWDLNLALSGNATASPDESLSMGGGGMGGKGGGLGGNSLKTRFLASDTFKLLYDSAYQELYTQVFAEGTAQSLLASITESIPASDDLTKEEIAEKSKTLGTFLTQRGEALEKALAN; encoded by the coding sequence ATGGCCAGGAACTCGTTTCTCAGAAAAATTCGTAAAAAAGCAAAGGCCGTCTCCGCAACGGCAGCCGTCTTGGCGTTGGCCTTGTCCGGATGTTCCGTCTCCACCTCGAGCACGGCGGCCGTCACGGGCAAGGCCGGAACGTCGATCGAGGGGGCAGTGGAGTTGTTCGACGCCAACGCCGCCCACAATGTCAGCATCGTCTGGGACGAGGACGACTACGACACCATGATCGCGGCTTACGAAACCGACTCAGACAAGGCCTGGATCAGTGCCGACATCACGATCGATGGAACACTGATCAAAAACGTCGGCGTCCGGCTCAAGGGCAACTCCACCCTGCGGAGCCTTGGTGGCGCGCAGTCCGGCGGGGGCGGAATGGGCCAGGGCGGGGCAGCTGACGGCACCATGCCCACCGATCTTCCAACAGATATGGCTGGCGGCATGGGCGGTCGCGGTGGGACTCCGCCGGAAGGTGCTGGCGGCACCATGCCCACCGATATGCCCACCGATATGGCAAAGGGAGGAGTCGGTGGCGCCCCCGGGGGGATGGGCGATTCCTCCAACATCTCTGCCGACGATCCGGCCTCACTGCCACTGCTCATACGTTTCGACAAGTACGTTGACGGCACTGAATACGAGGGTCTGACCCAGTTGGCCCTCCGGCCAGGCACTCCCGTCATCAATGAGGCACTGGCCTTGTCGGTTACAGCAGCCACGGGCCAGTCCACCCAGCGCTACGCCTACACAACATACTCGGTCAACGGCTCGGCGACGCAGACCCGCCTACTGCTGGAGAACCCCGATGAGGCCTACGGCGAGAGCATCGATGACGGCAATAGCGTGGTCTTCAAGGCCGACGCCGATTCAAGCTTCAGCTACCAAGGTGACGATCTCTCGGTATACGAGGACCAGTTCAAGCAGCTCAACAAAACTGACACCCAGGACGCCACCCCGATCGTGGCTTTCCTTAAATGGCTTGATGGGGCAGATGACGCCACCTTCGACGCCGAACTGGCCAACTGGGTTGATGTGGATTCTTTTGCCAAGTACGTGGCTACGCAGAACCTGTTGGCCAACTCCGATGACATGGCCGGCCCGGGCCAGAATTACTACCTCAGCTACGATCTGAGCACTAAGAAGATCTCGGTCATCTCGTGGGATCTGAACTTGGCCCTGAGCGGCAATGCCACAGCCAGCCCGGACGAATCCTTGTCCATGGGTGGCGGCGGAATGGGCGGCAAGGGCGGTGGACTGGGCGGCAACTCCCTCAAGACCCGTTTCCTTGCTTCGGATACTTTCAAGTTGCTCTACGACTCCGCTTACCAAGAGCTTTACACCCAGGTGTTTGCCGAGGGGACGGCGCAATCGCTCCTAGCCTCCATCACCGAGTCGATTCCTGCAAGCGACGATTTGACCAAGGAGGAGATTGCGGAGAAATCAAAAACTCTAGGCACTTTCCTCACCCAACGCGGCGAGGCACTGGAGAAGGCACTCGCCAACTAA
- the serS gene encoding serine--tRNA ligase — protein sequence MIDVRDLCENPETYRASQRARGAQPSVVDAIIAADSSRKSAITSFEALRAEQNAFGKKVAKAKGEEKAALLAEVKELAVAVKTASAAADAAAAEQDALVRSMPNLVAVGVPEGGEDDFVVVKTVGAPREFPDFEPKDHLEIGELIGAIDMERGAKVSGSRFYFLKGVGARLELALLQMAMDQAIEAGFTPMITPTLVLPETMAGTGFDVAHDAEIYRLAEDDLYLVGTSEVALAGYHGNEIIKVDEPVRYAGWSSCYRREAGSHGKDTRGIIRVHQFNKVEMFVYTTVENAAEEHQRLLGWEEDMLAKVELPYRVIDTAAGDLGMSASRKFDCEAWVPTQDAYRELTSTSNCTTFQARRLNIRERLVTDDGGKGGTRAVATLNGTLATTRWIVAILEHHQNADGSVNVPAALRKYLGGMEVFPVL from the coding sequence GTGATCGATGTACGAGACCTCTGCGAAAATCCCGAAACTTACCGTGCCAGCCAACGTGCGCGTGGTGCCCAACCGTCTGTGGTGGACGCAATCATCGCCGCTGACAGCTCCCGGAAGTCGGCGATCACCTCCTTTGAGGCCTTGCGGGCCGAGCAAAACGCGTTTGGCAAAAAGGTAGCCAAGGCCAAGGGCGAGGAAAAAGCCGCCCTGTTGGCCGAGGTCAAGGAGCTGGCAGTCGCCGTCAAGACGGCCTCCGCCGCTGCGGACGCCGCCGCCGCCGAACAAGACGCCCTGGTGCGCAGCATGCCCAACCTGGTCGCCGTTGGGGTCCCCGAGGGTGGCGAAGACGACTTTGTTGTGGTCAAGACCGTTGGTGCCCCGCGTGAATTCCCCGACTTCGAGCCGAAAGACCACCTTGAAATCGGCGAGCTCATTGGCGCCATCGACATGGAACGCGGCGCCAAGGTGTCCGGTTCACGTTTTTACTTCCTCAAGGGTGTGGGCGCCCGCCTGGAACTGGCGCTGCTGCAGATGGCCATGGATCAAGCCATCGAAGCCGGTTTCACGCCCATGATCACCCCCACCCTGGTGCTGCCAGAAACCATGGCAGGCACAGGATTTGACGTTGCGCACGACGCCGAGATCTACCGCCTGGCCGAGGACGACCTCTACCTTGTGGGCACCTCCGAGGTGGCCTTGGCCGGATACCACGGCAACGAAATCATCAAGGTTGACGAGCCTGTTCGTTACGCTGGCTGGTCCTCCTGCTACCGTCGCGAAGCCGGTTCGCACGGCAAGGACACACGCGGAATTATCCGCGTGCACCAGTTCAACAAGGTGGAAATGTTTGTATACACCACTGTTGAAAACGCTGCCGAGGAACACCAGCGCCTGCTCGGGTGGGAAGAGGATATGCTCGCCAAGGTTGAGCTTCCCTACCGTGTGATCGACACCGCCGCCGGTGACCTGGGCATGTCCGCATCTCGCAAGTTCGACTGCGAGGCATGGGTTCCCACCCAAGACGCGTACCGCGAACTGACCTCCACCTCCAACTGCACCACGTTCCAGGCCCGCCGCCTGAACATCCGCGAGCGTCTCGTCACGGACGACGGCGGCAAGGGCGGCACCCGCGCCGTGGCCACGCTCAACGGCACGCTGGCAACGACCCGCTGGATCGTTGCCATCCTTGAGCACCACCAGAACGCCGATGGTTCGGTCAATGTTCCGGCAGCTCTGCGCAAGTACCTTGGCGGCATGGAAGTGTTCCCGGTTCTGTAA
- a CDS encoding bifunctional glycosyltransferase family 2/GtrA family protein, with protein sequence MIILIPSFEPDAKLPELIRELNASGTGATIVVVNDGSGPRFEAIYEQVKFLGARVIGYPNNHGKGQALKTGFSYIAANFPGHDVVCADSDGQHCVADILSVAGAVAPNNAIVLGERHFSGQVPLRSSFGNSATRFFFALATGTWLRDTQTGLRGYPAHLLPWLLSVRGNRYEYELNVLLEARSQGYTLESVSIATIYIAENESSHFRPLRDSLRIYAPLVKFSMSSFMGFLIDTVAFLILMAVTGSLWLSVLGARIISSGANFAVNRHLVFPEGRSVPLTRTAGRYFALVALLLAANYGLLISFTEAGLPAFPAKILTETILFLLSFAVQKRFLFRDRTTAAEKNSAPSMYSQAQLPASTDSAQLHAEI encoded by the coding sequence ATGATTATTTTGATCCCGTCCTTTGAACCCGATGCAAAACTCCCAGAACTGATCCGGGAACTGAACGCTTCCGGAACCGGGGCAACCATAGTTGTTGTCAACGACGGTAGCGGCCCACGCTTTGAAGCTATTTATGAACAGGTGAAATTCCTTGGGGCCAGGGTCATTGGCTACCCCAACAATCATGGCAAGGGGCAGGCGCTCAAAACCGGCTTCAGCTATATCGCCGCCAACTTCCCCGGTCACGATGTGGTGTGTGCCGACAGCGATGGACAGCATTGTGTCGCAGACATCCTCAGTGTGGCCGGCGCGGTTGCGCCCAACAATGCGATTGTTCTCGGCGAACGCCACTTCAGCGGCCAAGTTCCGCTGCGCAGCAGCTTTGGCAATAGCGCCACCCGGTTCTTCTTTGCACTGGCCACCGGAACCTGGCTGCGAGACACCCAAACGGGCCTCCGCGGCTACCCCGCACACTTGCTGCCCTGGCTGCTGTCGGTGCGTGGAAACCGCTACGAATATGAGCTCAATGTGTTGCTGGAGGCCCGCTCACAGGGTTACACCTTGGAAAGCGTCAGCATCGCCACAATCTATATTGCCGAGAACGAGTCGTCCCATTTCCGCCCCCTGCGCGATTCCCTGAGGATCTACGCACCTCTCGTGAAATTCTCCATGTCATCCTTCATGGGTTTTTTAATCGATACCGTGGCTTTCCTGATTCTCATGGCCGTCACAGGGTCCCTGTGGTTGTCCGTCCTGGGCGCCAGAATCATAAGTTCCGGCGCTAATTTCGCTGTCAACCGGCACCTTGTTTTTCCCGAAGGACGTTCTGTCCCGCTCACACGGACGGCCGGGCGCTACTTTGCTCTCGTGGCGCTCCTGCTGGCTGCCAACTACGGCCTCTTGATCAGTTTCACAGAAGCCGGCCTGCCTGCGTTTCCGGCCAAAATTCTGACCGAGACAATCCTGTTTCTGCTTAGTTTCGCCGTGCAAAAACGGTTCCTTTTCCGCGATCGGACCACGGCTGCAGAAAAGAATTCGGCGCCATCGATGTATTCACAAGCCCAGCTGCCTGCCAGCACAGATTCAGCACAGCTTCACGCGGAAATCTAG
- a CDS encoding HAD family hydrolase: MTMTVNTAIAGIDDRSANKTKYLVALDVDGTLVDHDGKMTDGVRDAARAVVDAGHHVIIATGRSLGALLPIVEMIGLRTGYGVCSNGGVTIRLDPDLADGYEVIDRITFDPAPALNALRDRVPGARFAVEDAEGNFLATSRFQDDSFGIEARGVDFHHLLDAKAVRVVVNSAEASTQQFADAIAAAGLSGVTYAIGWSAWLDIAAAGVTKASALEVLRASLEVNSALTVAVGDGSNDIEMLRWAGRGVAMGQAEAEVKEAANEVTASVYDDGAVAILRSLV; the protein is encoded by the coding sequence ATGACAATGACAGTAAACACTGCAATTGCCGGCATCGATGACCGGTCCGCTAACAAAACAAAGTACCTCGTAGCCCTTGATGTAGACGGCACGCTGGTTGACCACGACGGCAAAATGACCGACGGCGTTCGAGACGCGGCCAGGGCCGTTGTTGACGCCGGTCACCACGTCATTATCGCGACGGGCCGCTCACTCGGTGCGCTGCTTCCCATCGTGGAGATGATCGGTCTGCGCACCGGTTACGGCGTCTGCTCCAACGGCGGCGTCACGATCCGCCTGGATCCGGACTTGGCTGACGGCTATGAGGTCATTGACCGCATCACCTTTGACCCGGCCCCCGCCCTCAACGCCTTGCGCGACCGTGTTCCCGGCGCCCGATTCGCCGTGGAGGACGCAGAGGGCAACTTCCTGGCAACCTCCCGCTTCCAAGACGACAGCTTTGGCATCGAGGCCCGCGGCGTGGACTTCCACCACCTCTTGGACGCAAAGGCCGTCCGTGTTGTGGTCAATAGCGCCGAGGCCAGCACGCAACAATTTGCCGACGCCATCGCCGCAGCCGGGCTCAGCGGAGTCACCTACGCGATTGGATGGAGCGCCTGGCTGGACATCGCGGCCGCCGGTGTAACAAAGGCGTCCGCACTTGAGGTTCTGCGCGCATCCCTTGAGGTGAACAGCGCTCTGACGGTGGCCGTCGGGGATGGCTCCAATGACATTGAGATGCTCCGCTGGGCCGGCCGCGGCGTAGCCATGGGACAGGCCGAGGCCGAGGTCAAGGAAGCCGCCAATGAGGTGACAGCCTCCGTGTACGACGACGGAGCTGTAGCCATCCTGCGCAGCTTGGTTTGA
- a CDS encoding DUF4956 domain-containing protein: MNAWIFVAADLVAIMVMTFGMYLRRHRRRDLVVSYLGINVGVLAVATALSSSAAGVGLGLGLFGVLSIIRLRSTELSQHEVAYYFSALALGLIAGLGVEPLWLSLSLMALILVVMFIGDSPRVLPSYRQQSVILDQAIADPSALNARLEEVLGGTVHTVIVQCLDLVNDKTHVDVRFEIGVYPKQETASRGPLQEQLPARAGHGFDQVGAS, from the coding sequence ATGAACGCTTGGATATTCGTGGCCGCCGATCTCGTGGCAATTATGGTGATGACCTTTGGCATGTATCTTCGCCGGCACCGGCGGCGCGACCTGGTGGTTTCCTACCTCGGCATCAACGTTGGCGTCCTGGCAGTGGCCACGGCACTCTCAAGCTCGGCAGCCGGCGTCGGACTTGGCCTGGGACTCTTTGGAGTTCTCTCCATCATCCGCCTGCGCTCAACCGAACTCTCCCAGCATGAGGTGGCGTACTACTTCTCGGCACTGGCCCTTGGCCTGATTGCCGGGTTGGGCGTTGAACCACTGTGGCTTTCACTCTCCCTCATGGCCCTGATTCTGGTGGTCATGTTCATCGGCGACAGCCCCCGCGTCTTGCCGTCCTACCGTCAACAAAGCGTCATTTTGGATCAGGCCATCGCCGATCCCTCGGCTCTGAATGCACGGCTTGAAGAGGTCCTCGGCGGAACCGTCCACACCGTGATTGTCCAGTGCCTTGACCTGGTCAACGACAAGACCCATGTAGACGTTCGCTTCGAGATTGGCGTCTACCCCAAGCAGGAAACGGCATCACGCGGCCCGCTCCAGGAACAGCTGCCAGCTCGGGCCGGCCACGGCTTTGACCAGGTTGGTGCCTCGTGA
- a CDS encoding inorganic diphosphatase, with product MKHDVTIEIPRGSRVKYEVDHETGRVRLDRVLFTSMQYPTHYGFFDNTLGEDGDPLDALVMLQDFDLHPGVVVDARPIAVFNMTDDGGGDAKVLCVVDDKRFDHIQELSDVDEFLVKEIEHFFTRYKDLEPGKWVKAEGWADRAAAEAELEASIKRFEATEH from the coding sequence ATGAAGCACGACGTCACGATTGAGATCCCGCGCGGATCACGCGTCAAGTACGAAGTTGACCACGAGACCGGCCGTGTCCGCCTGGACCGCGTGCTGTTCACCTCCATGCAGTACCCCACCCACTACGGCTTCTTCGACAACACCCTCGGCGAAGACGGCGATCCCCTGGACGCCCTCGTCATGCTGCAGGACTTTGACTTGCACCCCGGCGTAGTTGTCGATGCCCGCCCCATCGCCGTATTCAACATGACCGACGACGGCGGCGGCGACGCCAAGGTTCTGTGTGTTGTCGACGACAAGCGCTTCGACCACATCCAGGAACTCTCCGACGTTGACGAATTCCTTGTCAAGGAAATCGAGCACTTCTTCACCCGTTACAAGGACCTGGAGCCCGGCAAGTGGGTCAAGGCTGAGGGCTGGGCCGACCGCGCCGCTGCCGAAGCCGAGCTCGAAGCCTCGATCAAGCGCTTCGAAGCAACCGAGCACTAG
- a CDS encoding D-alanyl-D-alanine carboxypeptidase/D-alanyl-D-alanine-endopeptidase yields MGRTSKVVTSGLLICSLAAVSVPAGMQLVPAFLPQDPAAVAVLPAAQEMPTTLGEISGVAPLLSTAPLPNAATLATDLKKALTYDAEGTFGMYVADAVTGQELFSQAGETAKTPASNLKLLAAGAVLRTLGPDARFSTDVVSGATAHEIVLRAGGDAMLASGESEPGSVMGHAGLATLAQQSAAALAAAGVTGPVTLTIDDTLFTGAALNPKWTDGDVDAGEIAPIFPMAMYAGRVAPEVLTGARPQDSSVAVAEAFANALEVAGVATTGAITRGSSPAADADTTPGQAKPGSVLASISSATVAEQAQYMLAESDNYVAEVLGRMAALKLGLPASNDGAVAAVRQVVTELGLPMDDVVTTDICGLATGNLISPRKFVKLLSLMLADPAADIGQALPGLPIAGLTGSLDNRFVSSTQIDGAGVVRAKTGSLNLVTSLSGYVINSEGRLLVFSILGNGLTDGAAAARPVVDAAAAVLARS; encoded by the coding sequence ATGGGACGCACGTCAAAAGTTGTGACGAGCGGATTGCTCATTTGTTCTTTGGCTGCCGTGAGCGTTCCGGCCGGGATGCAGCTGGTTCCCGCGTTCCTCCCGCAGGACCCTGCTGCCGTGGCTGTTTTGCCTGCCGCCCAGGAAATGCCAACGACTCTGGGCGAGATATCCGGGGTTGCGCCGTTGCTTTCCACCGCGCCCCTGCCCAATGCGGCGACCCTTGCCACGGACCTCAAGAAGGCTTTGACGTACGACGCCGAAGGTACTTTTGGCATGTATGTGGCCGACGCCGTGACCGGCCAGGAGCTGTTCTCTCAGGCTGGTGAGACTGCCAAGACTCCCGCATCCAACCTGAAATTGCTCGCGGCCGGTGCCGTATTGCGAACCCTGGGACCCGATGCCCGCTTCAGCACCGATGTTGTCTCCGGCGCCACGGCTCATGAGATTGTGCTGCGGGCCGGCGGCGACGCCATGTTGGCCTCCGGTGAGAGCGAGCCCGGTTCGGTCATGGGACATGCCGGCCTGGCCACCTTGGCACAGCAGAGCGCCGCGGCGCTCGCTGCAGCTGGCGTCACAGGCCCGGTAACCCTCACGATCGATGACACCCTGTTCACGGGAGCCGCACTGAATCCCAAGTGGACCGACGGTGATGTTGACGCCGGTGAAATCGCGCCAATCTTCCCCATGGCCATGTATGCCGGACGTGTTGCCCCGGAAGTGTTGACGGGAGCCCGCCCACAGGATTCTTCTGTTGCCGTGGCCGAAGCATTCGCCAATGCGCTGGAGGTGGCGGGAGTGGCCACGACGGGAGCCATTACCCGTGGAAGCTCGCCGGCGGCAGATGCTGACACAACACCAGGGCAGGCCAAGCCCGGCTCCGTACTGGCATCGATAAGTTCGGCCACTGTGGCCGAACAGGCGCAGTACATGCTGGCCGAGTCGGATAACTATGTAGCCGAAGTCTTAGGGCGGATGGCGGCCCTGAAATTGGGCCTGCCCGCCAGCAACGACGGCGCCGTGGCGGCTGTGCGCCAAGTGGTGACCGAGCTGGGTTTGCCCATGGACGACGTCGTAACCACCGACATCTGCGGCCTGGCAACGGGCAACCTGATCAGCCCCCGGAAGTTCGTCAAGCTCCTGAGCCTCATGCTGGCCGACCCGGCCGCGGACATCGGCCAGGCACTGCCCGGACTGCCGATCGCCGGGCTGACCGGGTCTTTGGACAACCGCTTTGTCAGTTCAACCCAGATCGACGGCGCCGGCGTTGTCCGCGCCAAGACCGGCTCCCTGAATCTGGTCACCTCACTCTCGGGCTACGTCATCAATAGTGAGGGCCGGCTCCTGGTCTTTTCCATTCTTGGCAACGGCCTGACCGACGGCGCCGCGGCCGCACGTCCTGTGGTGGATGCGGCCGCGGCGGTACTGGCCCGCAGCTAG
- a CDS encoding carbohydrate-binding domain-containing protein, protein MKFFSRAQRATSVAALALALALAGCSAQSSSSTSETTSAATSSATSVVTSGTTAELAGSIAESTHFDADDLSWDAAKETTVSLADGSSAASGTNADAVSVDGNTVTITAGGTYRVSGTLGDGELVVAAGEEDVVRIILDNATVTSSSGSAVDIQSANEVLLFLDDGTTNTLSDAASYADTGTDAANAAIYSLADLTIAGTGTLGVNGNYQDGISTKDGLVLAAGNVTVKATDDGIKGKDYTVLLDGSYSVTAGGDGVKSTNDTETDRGWLLVAGGTLNVAAGDDGIKAATTLTISDGAATVSKSEEGLEAAHIAISGGTVNITSNDDGLNAAGGSTTSDAAAGDAQGAGEGAPQGGMGGGGMDTVGDFSLDISGGTVTVNAEGDGLDSNGNASISGGTVVVNGPSSDGNGALDVNGDLTVSGGTIAAAGSAGMVVTPSETSTQSGLQISFDSPVAAGTAVQITDSTGAVVATFVTAKQTSSIVFSSADIKAGEQYTVFTGGTADVEAGLATGSATGATEVTTATAGEYTTSGGPGMR, encoded by the coding sequence ATGAAATTCTTCTCCCGAGCACAACGCGCCACCTCCGTAGCCGCACTCGCCCTTGCCTTGGCCTTGGCTGGCTGTTCGGCACAGTCCTCAAGTTCGACGTCGGAGACCACCTCCGCTGCCACGTCCTCAGCTACCAGCGTGGTCACCAGCGGAACGACGGCCGAGTTGGCCGGCAGCATCGCCGAGTCAACCCACTTCGATGCTGACGATCTTTCGTGGGATGCGGCCAAGGAAACCACGGTGTCCCTGGCAGATGGTTCCAGCGCAGCCTCGGGCACCAACGCCGATGCAGTTTCCGTTGATGGCAACACGGTAACCATCACCGCGGGCGGAACGTACCGGGTCTCCGGAACGCTGGGCGACGGCGAGCTGGTGGTCGCGGCGGGAGAAGAAGATGTGGTGCGCATAATTTTGGACAATGCCACAGTGACCAGTTCCAGCGGCTCGGCGGTTGATATTCAAAGCGCCAATGAGGTTCTGCTCTTCCTTGATGACGGCACCACCAATACCCTCAGCGATGCTGCCTCCTACGCTGATACGGGAACCGATGCCGCCAACGCGGCCATCTACTCCTTGGCAGATCTCACCATTGCCGGAACAGGCACCCTGGGCGTCAACGGCAATTACCAAGATGGCATTTCCACCAAGGACGGGCTGGTGCTGGCCGCAGGCAATGTCACCGTCAAGGCAACCGACGACGGCATTAAGGGCAAGGACTACACAGTGCTGCTCGACGGCAGCTATTCGGTCACGGCAGGAGGAGACGGCGTCAAGTCCACCAACGACACCGAAACCGACCGCGGCTGGCTCCTGGTGGCTGGTGGAACGCTGAATGTGGCAGCCGGCGATGACGGTATCAAGGCCGCCACCACACTGACCATCAGCGACGGCGCGGCCACAGTTTCAAAATCCGAAGAAGGCCTCGAGGCCGCACACATTGCCATCTCGGGCGGCACCGTCAACATCACCTCCAACGACGACGGCCTCAACGCCGCCGGCGGGTCCACAACTTCAGATGCAGCCGCCGGTGACGCACAAGGCGCCGGCGAAGGCGCCCCGCAAGGCGGCATGGGTGGCGGTGGCATGGACACCGTGGGCGATTTCTCCCTGGATATCTCAGGTGGCACGGTAACCGTCAACGCAGAAGGGGACGGCCTGGACTCCAACGGCAATGCCTCGATCAGCGGCGGAACCGTAGTTGTCAACGGGCCCTCCTCTGACGGCAATGGCGCCCTGGACGTCAACGGCGATCTGACTGTCTCGGGCGGCACCATCGCCGCTGCAGGCAGCGCAGGAATGGTTGTCACCCCCAGTGAAACATCAACCCAGTCCGGCCTTCAGATCAGCTTTGACTCCCCCGTCGCCGCCGGAACAGCAGTTCAGATCACCGACTCAACAGGTGCCGTAGTGGCAACGTTTGTGACCGCAAAGCAAACATCGTCAATCGTCTTCTCAAGCGCTGACATCAAGGCCGGGGAGCAATACACGGTCTTCACCGGCGGCACGGCAGACGTTGAAGCCGGACTCGCCACGGGTTCCGCCACCGGCGCCACGGAAGTCACCACGGCGACGGCCGGCGAATACACCACCAGCGGTGGCCCCGGCATGCGCTAA